The following are encoded in a window of Microbacterium sp. LWO13-1.2 genomic DNA:
- a CDS encoding LacI family DNA-binding transcriptional regulator, with amino-acid sequence MSTASERARLPSIRDVARLAGVSHQTVSRVLNDHPSIRPETKARVLDAISVLDYRPNLAARALVTSRSNTLGILSATIGEFGPTSSIASIEDAAREEGYSVSTLNLAATTPEAIGNAVRQLAREQVDGIVVLAPQVRVFHVLRGMAVDLPFVTLQTASGSDGVSLSADQVAGARAATEHLIALGHSEILHLAGPQDWIEAESRMRGYLEALRAADLPTFPPIRGDWSADFGYFAGQELARRRDFTAVFAANDLMAIGLMHGFRDAAVRVPDDVSVVGFDDIPVAAHVSPTLTTVHQEFPELGRRAVRILLAQIRGDETPSFGELHPTLRVRESTTSR; translated from the coding sequence ATGTCGACGGCTTCCGAGCGTGCCCGCCTGCCGAGCATCCGTGACGTCGCCCGGCTTGCCGGCGTCTCGCATCAGACGGTGTCCCGCGTCTTGAACGATCACCCCAGCATCCGCCCGGAGACGAAGGCGAGAGTGCTCGACGCGATCTCCGTGCTCGACTACCGGCCGAACCTGGCCGCTCGAGCCCTCGTGACGAGCCGGTCGAACACCCTCGGCATCCTCTCCGCGACGATCGGCGAGTTCGGGCCGACGTCGTCCATCGCGAGCATTGAGGATGCGGCGCGCGAGGAGGGCTACTCGGTCTCGACGCTCAATCTCGCAGCCACGACGCCGGAGGCCATCGGCAACGCGGTGCGCCAGCTCGCCCGTGAGCAGGTGGACGGGATCGTCGTCCTCGCTCCGCAGGTGCGCGTCTTCCACGTGCTGCGCGGGATGGCGGTCGACCTGCCGTTCGTCACACTCCAGACCGCATCCGGTTCGGACGGAGTGAGCCTGTCTGCTGATCAGGTGGCCGGTGCGCGAGCCGCGACCGAGCATCTCATCGCGCTCGGGCACAGCGAGATCCTGCACCTCGCCGGACCGCAGGACTGGATCGAGGCGGAGTCGCGGATGCGCGGATATCTGGAGGCGCTGCGCGCGGCCGACCTGCCGACGTTCCCGCCGATCCGCGGGGACTGGTCGGCTGATTTCGGCTATTTCGCGGGGCAGGAGTTGGCGCGTCGGCGTGACTTCACCGCGGTCTTCGCGGCGAATGACCTGATGGCGATCGGTCTGATGCACGGCTTCCGGGATGCCGCGGTCCGCGTACCCGATGACGTCAGTGTCGTCGGGTTCGACGACATCCCCGTCGCCGCCCACGTCTCACCGACGTTGACGACGGTGCACCAGGAGTTCCCGGAACTCGGGCGTCGTGCCGTGCGGATTCTGCTCGCGCAGATCCGTGGGGATGAGACGCCGTCCTTCGGCGAGCTGCATCCGACGCTGCGCGTCCGTGAATCAACCACATCACGGTAG
- the mmsB gene encoding multiple monosaccharide ABC transporter permease produces MSTTTTTETEKRGFHFGDIRKMFGGNGTSSLRQFGILGSLLVIILLFQVLTMIKNPNGATLTPNNLINVINQYSFILILAIGMVMVIIMGHIDLSVGSVAAFSGIIVAKAMADWDLPWPLAILLGLGVGALVGAWQGFWVAYVGVPAFIVTLAGMLFFRGANQFIGNSQSIPVPEEFVYIGAGYLPEVALPLNFNVPTMILALIGVAWVIFWEIRTRRIQKKMGSDRAPVWVSATKVTLLSVVILGAGWLFATGRPGTSFPVSGLILLALVIIYSFVTRNTVFGRHIFAVGGNRQAARLSGVKDRWVDFFVMMNMSVLASLAGMIFVARSQASGPGDGNGWELDAIASVFIGGAAVAGGIGTVIGSIIGGLVMAFLNNGLQLLGQGADVVAMIKGLVLLLAVAIDVWNKQQGRPSLIGFLTRRRGRPEDAETETFKPNQTYQAPAVDKTSGK; encoded by the coding sequence ATGAGCACCACGACGACCACCGAGACCGAGAAGCGCGGCTTCCACTTCGGCGACATCCGCAAGATGTTCGGCGGCAACGGCACCTCGTCGTTGCGCCAGTTCGGCATCCTGGGCAGCCTCCTGGTGATCATCCTGCTCTTCCAGGTGCTCACGATGATCAAGAACCCGAACGGCGCCACCCTGACGCCGAACAACCTGATCAACGTCATCAATCAGTACTCGTTCATCCTGATCCTGGCGATCGGCATGGTGATGGTGATCATCATGGGCCACATCGACCTGTCGGTCGGTTCGGTGGCGGCCTTCAGCGGCATCATCGTCGCGAAGGCGATGGCCGATTGGGATCTTCCCTGGCCGCTCGCGATCCTGCTCGGACTCGGCGTCGGCGCGCTGGTGGGTGCGTGGCAGGGGTTCTGGGTCGCCTACGTCGGCGTGCCGGCGTTCATCGTGACGCTCGCCGGAATGCTGTTCTTCCGCGGGGCGAACCAGTTCATCGGCAACTCGCAGTCGATCCCCGTGCCCGAGGAGTTCGTGTACATCGGGGCCGGCTACCTGCCCGAGGTGGCGCTGCCGCTGAACTTCAACGTGCCCACGATGATCCTCGCTCTGATCGGTGTCGCCTGGGTGATCTTCTGGGAGATCCGCACGCGCCGCATCCAGAAGAAGATGGGTTCGGATCGTGCACCGGTCTGGGTGAGCGCGACCAAGGTCACGCTGCTCTCGGTCGTCATCCTCGGCGCCGGCTGGCTGTTCGCCACCGGACGCCCCGGAACGAGCTTCCCGGTCTCGGGTCTGATCCTGCTGGCGCTCGTGATCATCTACTCGTTCGTCACGCGCAACACCGTCTTCGGCCGGCACATCTTCGCCGTCGGCGGCAACCGGCAGGCGGCTCGCCTCTCGGGCGTCAAGGACCGCTGGGTCGACTTCTTCGTGATGATGAACATGTCGGTGCTCGCCTCGCTGGCCGGCATGATCTTCGTCGCCCGCTCGCAGGCCTCGGGCCCCGGTGACGGCAACGGCTGGGAGCTCGACGCGATCGCCTCGGTGTTCATCGGCGGCGCCGCGGTCGCCGGCGGCATCGGCACGGTGATCGGGTCGATCATCGGCGGTCTCGTGATGGCCTTCCTCAACAACGGCCTTCAACTGCTCGGCCAGGGAGCCGATGTCGTCGCGATGATCAAGGGCCTCGTGCTCCTGCTCGCCGTCGCCATCGACGTCTGGAACAAGCAGCAGGGCCGCCCGTCTCTCATCGGTTTCCTCACCCGTCGTCGTGGACGGCCGGAGGATGCGGAGACCGAGACCTTCAAACCCAATCAGACCTATCAAGCCCCCGCCGTCGACAAGACGAGCGGAAAGTAG
- the mmsA gene encoding multiple monosaccharide ABC transporter ATP-binding protein: MQGITKEFPGVKALADVSITVRSGEIHAICGENGAGKSTLMKVLSGVYPYGTYDGDILLYGEEQRFKDIAASEHAGVVIIHQELALIPELSITENIFLGNEIRRFGKIDWQAQKQRALELLARVGLNENPDVAIKHLGVGKQQLIEIAKALNKDVKLLILDEPTAALNENDSQHLLDLILGLKAKGIASIIISHKLNEIEQIADEITIIRDGRTVETLDISRGEINEDRIIRGMVGRSLESRYPDRTPDIGEVFFEVKDWWVQHPTVSERMVVKGSGINVRRGEVVGIAGLMGAGRTEFAMSIFGRSYGTFLSGRMFKDGQEIVLSDVSSAIKHGLAYVSEDRKSLGLNLLDTIKRSVVSAKLSKIAERGVVNEQEEFVVAERYRKALRIKTPTVEEGVAKLSGGNQQKVVLAKWMFTDPDLLILDEPTRGIDVGAKYEIYAIINELASQGKGVIVISSELPELLGITDRIYTVFEGRVTDCIPSDQATPEEVMRSMTSATQKASA, from the coding sequence ATGCAGGGCATCACCAAGGAGTTCCCGGGTGTGAAGGCGCTCGCCGATGTGTCGATCACCGTCAGGTCTGGCGAGATCCACGCCATCTGCGGCGAGAACGGCGCCGGCAAGTCCACCCTGATGAAGGTGCTCTCGGGGGTGTACCCCTACGGCACCTACGACGGCGACATCCTCCTGTACGGCGAGGAGCAGCGCTTCAAGGACATCGCGGCCAGTGAGCACGCGGGCGTCGTGATCATCCATCAGGAGCTCGCGCTGATCCCGGAGCTCTCGATCACCGAGAACATCTTCCTGGGCAATGAGATCCGGCGCTTCGGCAAGATCGACTGGCAGGCGCAGAAGCAGCGTGCGCTCGAGCTGCTCGCGCGCGTGGGCCTCAACGAGAATCCCGATGTCGCGATCAAGCACCTCGGCGTCGGCAAGCAGCAGCTCATCGAGATCGCCAAGGCGCTCAACAAGGACGTCAAGCTGCTCATCCTCGATGAGCCGACCGCCGCCCTCAACGAGAACGATTCGCAGCATCTTCTCGACCTCATCCTCGGGCTGAAGGCCAAGGGGATCGCGTCGATCATCATCAGCCACAAGCTCAACGAGATCGAGCAGATCGCCGATGAGATCACGATCATCCGCGACGGCCGCACGGTCGAGACCCTCGACATCTCGCGGGGCGAGATCAACGAGGATCGCATCATCCGCGGCATGGTCGGCCGTTCTCTAGAGAGCCGGTACCCGGACCGCACTCCCGACATCGGCGAGGTGTTCTTCGAGGTCAAGGACTGGTGGGTGCAGCACCCGACCGTCTCCGAGCGCATGGTCGTCAAGGGCTCGGGCATCAATGTGCGCCGTGGTGAGGTGGTCGGCATCGCCGGCCTCATGGGGGCGGGCCGCACCGAGTTCGCGATGAGCATCTTCGGCCGTTCCTACGGCACATTCCTCTCTGGTCGCATGTTCAAGGACGGCCAGGAGATCGTGCTGTCGGACGTGTCCTCGGCGATCAAGCACGGCCTCGCCTACGTCAGCGAGGATCGCAAGTCGCTCGGCCTCAACCTGCTCGACACCATCAAGCGTTCGGTCGTGTCGGCGAAGCTGTCGAAGATCGCGGAACGCGGGGTGGTGAACGAGCAGGAGGAGTTCGTCGTCGCCGAGCGCTACCGCAAGGCGCTGCGCATCAAGACCCCCACCGTCGAGGAGGGCGTCGCGAAGCTCTCGGGCGGCAACCAGCAGAAGGTCGTGCTCGCGAAGTGGATGTTCACCGACCCCGACCTGCTCATCCTCGACGAGCCCACCCGCGGCATCGACGTCGGCGCCAAGTACGAGATCTACGCGATCATCAACGAGCTCGCCTCCCAGGGCAAGGGCGTCATCGTCATCTCCAGCGAATTGCCCGAGCTGCTCGGCATCACCGATCGCATCTACACCGTCTTCGAGGGTCGGGTCACCGACTGCATCCCTTCCGACCAGGCCACCCCGGAAGAGGTCATGCGCAGCATGACCTCCGCTACCCAGAAAGCATCCGCATGA
- a CDS encoding sugar-binding protein, giving the protein MKKIIITATALVAASAFALTGCSGERGGGDTGTGTEAETTGFEAGSTIGVALPDKTSENWVLAGKLFTDGLEEAGFKADVQYAPASNTVAEQQNQIQAMVTGGAKVIIIGAKDGKQLATQVQAAKDAGAYVIAYDRLIENTEAVDYYVAFDNFKVGQLQGQALLDGLAERAGHEAPYNIELFSGSPDDANSAVFFDGAMDVLQPKIEDGTLKVVSGQSEIAQTATEGWLAENAQNRMDTILTGSYGGDTALDGVLSPNDTLARAIITSVQQAGKTVPVVTGQDSEVESVKSIMEGIQYSTINKDTALLVEQAIKMVGQLQKGEDVDVNDTESYDNGKKIVDSYLLEPLIVTKENAAEAYANVPSLLEIVKSYQ; this is encoded by the coding sequence ATGAAGAAGATCATCATCACGGCGACAGCGCTCGTCGCCGCGAGTGCCTTCGCCCTCACCGGCTGCTCCGGTGAGCGCGGCGGTGGCGACACCGGCACCGGCACCGAGGCGGAGACGACCGGCTTCGAGGCCGGATCGACGATCGGCGTCGCCCTTCCGGACAAGACCAGTGAGAACTGGGTTCTCGCCGGCAAGCTGTTCACCGACGGGCTGGAAGAGGCCGGGTTCAAGGCCGACGTGCAGTATGCGCCGGCGAGCAACACCGTGGCGGAACAGCAGAACCAGATCCAGGCCATGGTGACCGGTGGCGCGAAGGTCATCATCATCGGCGCGAAGGACGGCAAGCAGCTGGCCACGCAGGTGCAGGCGGCGAAGGATGCCGGTGCCTACGTGATCGCCTACGACCGTCTCATCGAGAACACCGAGGCCGTCGACTACTACGTCGCGTTCGACAACTTCAAGGTCGGTCAGCTGCAGGGGCAGGCTCTGCTGGACGGTCTCGCCGAGCGTGCGGGCCACGAGGCGCCGTACAACATCGAGCTGTTCTCCGGCTCGCCGGATGACGCCAACTCGGCTGTCTTCTTCGACGGCGCGATGGACGTGCTCCAGCCGAAGATCGAAGACGGCACGCTCAAGGTCGTCTCCGGTCAGTCCGAGATCGCGCAGACCGCGACCGAGGGCTGGCTCGCCGAGAACGCCCAGAACCGCATGGACACGATCCTCACCGGATCGTACGGCGGCGACACGGCTCTCGACGGTGTGCTCTCGCCGAATGACACGCTCGCTCGCGCCATCATCACCTCGGTGCAGCAGGCCGGCAAGACCGTTCCGGTCGTCACCGGCCAGGACTCCGAGGTCGAGTCGGTGAAGTCGATCATGGAGGGCATCCAGTACTCCACGATCAACAAGGACACCGCGCTCCTCGTCGAGCAGGCCATCAAGATGGTCGGCCAGCTGCAGAAGGGCGAGGACGTCGACGTCAACGACACCGAGTCGTACGACAACGGAAAGAAGATCGTGGACTCGTACCTGCTCGAGCCGCTGATCGTGACCAAGGAGAACGCGGCCGAGGCGTACGCCAACGTTCCGAGCCTCCTGGAGATCGTGAAGTCGTACCAGTAA
- a CDS encoding helix-turn-helix domain-containing protein → MTAETSPTTLGTLLDTLGTTVLRPLALPGGRDRGAGHPVILDPDSNEHHGGDSIVLAPGRPSVELMDWAAGAGAAAIVVRTGAIDAASWGQAARRTGVAVLESAPDVAWGRLYTLIDAIKTMSGPISDADNRHSADLFRLANDIALRTGGAVSIEDLAMRVLAYSTIPGQEVDGLRRDGILGRRVPDDPTNAEEYAAVLRSVTAVLSPPTATVRPRLAIAVRDRGEALGSIWVLEGSTPLSEDAAEVLAEAAPSAAAQLARFNLVADADRRQRTERLGWLIRGSGATGSIAEHFGLERSGATTVIVIDRIPEQRTSRTGVSMHTAAAYVGDLLRTGLSAYRIPAAAGAFEGRAMAVAGTVADATVLQSIVATVLARATESIGDGWRAGLSSTLAGLSDIPTGAKQAAHAWRVVANMPGHGEIGLHENLGPGLLLMEIHATVGQSELVGGEPLRTLTAHDAATGTDYVKSLSRWISANYDVARAAELLMLHPNTLRHRLRRIAEVIDIDDPDLRLVLALQLRLRDIEESAR, encoded by the coding sequence CGGGGTGCCGGGCATCCGGTGATCCTCGATCCGGACTCGAATGAGCACCACGGAGGCGACTCGATCGTGCTCGCTCCTGGCCGCCCCTCGGTCGAGCTGATGGATTGGGCTGCGGGCGCGGGCGCGGCCGCCATCGTCGTTCGCACCGGAGCGATCGACGCCGCGTCCTGGGGCCAGGCGGCCCGCCGCACGGGAGTGGCCGTGCTCGAATCCGCGCCCGACGTCGCCTGGGGTCGGCTCTACACGCTCATCGACGCGATCAAGACGATGTCCGGCCCGATCTCCGACGCCGACAACCGCCACTCCGCCGATCTTTTCCGGCTCGCGAACGACATCGCCCTGCGCACCGGCGGGGCCGTCTCGATCGAAGACCTGGCCATGCGCGTGCTCGCCTACTCGACGATCCCCGGGCAGGAGGTCGACGGGCTGCGGCGCGATGGCATCCTCGGTCGCCGCGTTCCGGATGACCCGACGAATGCCGAGGAGTACGCCGCAGTGCTCCGGTCGGTCACGGCCGTGCTCAGCCCTCCGACCGCCACAGTCCGCCCGCGCCTGGCGATCGCCGTGCGCGACCGGGGTGAGGCGCTGGGCAGCATCTGGGTCCTCGAGGGATCGACTCCCCTCTCCGAGGATGCCGCTGAGGTGCTCGCCGAGGCAGCACCGAGCGCGGCCGCACAGCTGGCGCGGTTCAACCTCGTCGCCGATGCGGACCGGAGACAGCGCACCGAAAGACTCGGGTGGTTGATCCGCGGTTCCGGCGCGACCGGGAGCATCGCGGAGCATTTCGGCCTGGAGCGATCCGGCGCGACGACGGTGATCGTCATCGATCGGATTCCCGAACAGCGCACCAGCCGCACCGGTGTCTCGATGCACACGGCAGCCGCCTATGTCGGCGATCTGCTGCGAACCGGTCTCTCGGCGTACCGGATCCCCGCGGCCGCCGGCGCGTTCGAGGGACGCGCGATGGCTGTGGCGGGGACCGTGGCTGACGCCACGGTTCTGCAATCCATCGTCGCAACCGTGCTCGCACGGGCGACGGAGAGCATCGGCGATGGCTGGCGCGCAGGTCTGAGCTCCACCCTCGCGGGACTCTCCGACATCCCCACCGGTGCCAAGCAGGCCGCGCACGCATGGCGCGTGGTGGCGAACATGCCAGGACACGGGGAGATCGGTCTGCACGAGAACCTCGGACCGGGGCTGCTCCTGATGGAGATCCATGCCACCGTCGGCCAGAGCGAACTCGTCGGCGGCGAACCACTCAGAACACTCACCGCGCACGACGCCGCCACCGGCACCGACTACGTCAAGAGTCTGAGCCGGTGGATCAGCGCGAACTATGACGTCGCCCGCGCCGCGGAGCTTCTCATGCTGCACCCGAACACGCTGCGGCATCGCCTGCGCCGCATCGCCGAAGTCATCGACATCGATGACCCCGACCTTCGACTCGTACTCGCGCTCCAACTGCGGTTGCGAGACATCGAGGAATCTGCGCGCTGA